The proteins below are encoded in one region of Clostridia bacterium:
- a CDS encoding InlB B-repeat-containing protein encodes MMKKILFGIVVISTLLLGGVTTVSAQSWLWPIPTSATFSKTLSRGWWYNSSSDYHAGVDIAVRTGTAVMASKDGTVWKAYRGCGNYSCNAGSCSSNTCSGNALSTKSSSGYCGESYGNSVFIKHSDGTISIYGHLSEVLVNAGDSVTRGQMIGKSGSSGYSTGPHLHFTITTKTSGYSKNSINNNPLNSGMSIGNSKTDMAGATITYAMKETADSTATETPAYPDKPIKYVVCSTSDASDITATSAKFNGTFTNPAGARIVKRGYQWGTTPEMCNLTMFDCDITWADGLSHNMKGLSPNTTYYFKLIIQDENGKYIYGNTKSVTTLSSGIEKVRCNTGDAYNITATSAAFNGTFTNPSGARIVKRGFQWGTTPEMCNFTVFDCDITWADGLNHNMTNLEPNTTYYYKLIVKGENGDYVYGNQKTFTTLPAPDTEKPIITNLKARYISEKSFTIQCNLYDNADVTRVWMVIYSPNGEHQFGASASNGAFSYTVNTSDYGGAGYYSVHIYAFDANSNSSGKYSTGKFLVADDTVAPTLTDLTVSNVGNKVFEVNCNLWDNVDVTRLWIVIYCPKGEFQFAIPAKQGTFTYPIDTELYGGLGKYSIHLYAFDDAENSSGMVSTGSIIPQYYIGYDANGGDGAPGVQVKKYGERLILDSTQPIRAGYIFKGWSKNSASTEVDYYPGDAFEGNNDLMLYACWEPMSFKITFNANLAGFSESVKTVWYNSNYGDIPVLSKEGYAFLGWFTDPLYGSLVTANTTVSILENQTLYAHWELLEPFVESVVMVKGDVHTINSEVYHVDSGVLVVAGYKSGQMVDKTYVPYSKDMPDAELTGDIDEIRVMVWDALGSFKPVCEMEIIPESEFATE; translated from the coding sequence ATGATGAAAAAAATTCTGTTTGGGATTGTGGTTATTTCGACGTTACTTTTGGGGGGTGTAACAACTGTTAGTGCCCAATCTTGGTTATGGCCAATTCCCACAAGCGCGACATTTAGCAAAACGCTGTCGCGAGGGTGGTGGTATAATTCATCAAGTGATTATCACGCCGGAGTTGATATTGCTGTTAGGACCGGTACTGCGGTTATGGCTTCAAAGGATGGTACGGTATGGAAAGCATATCGAGGTTGTGGTAATTATAGTTGCAATGCTGGATCTTGCTCGTCAAATACCTGTAGCGGGAATGCTCTTTCAACAAAAAGTAGCAGTGGGTATTGTGGTGAGTCATATGGTAATTCAGTATTTATAAAACATAGTGATGGAACTATCAGTATATATGGTCATTTGAGTGAAGTTCTTGTAAATGCAGGAGATTCAGTAACGCGAGGACAGATGATAGGTAAAAGCGGAAGCTCAGGATATTCAACAGGTCCTCACTTACATTTTACAATTACTACCAAAACTTCCGGGTACTCAAAAAACAGTATTAATAACAATCCGCTTAATAGTGGCATGTCAATTGGAAATAGTAAAACAGATATGGCGGGTGCGACCATTACATATGCGATGAAAGAAACAGCAGATTCCACCGCAACAGAAACGCCGGCATACCCAGACAAACCGATAAAATATGTTGTTTGCAGCACAAGTGACGCATCTGATATAACTGCAACTTCTGCTAAATTTAATGGTACATTTACCAATCCTGCAGGAGCGAGGATTGTAAAACGAGGTTATCAATGGGGAACTACACCGGAAATGTGTAATCTTACGATGTTTGATTGCGATATAACATGGGCAGATGGATTGAGTCACAATATGAAGGGGTTGTCACCAAATACAACATATTATTTTAAGTTAATTATACAAGATGAAAATGGCAAGTATATTTACGGAAACACCAAATCTGTTACAACGTTATCTAGTGGCATAGAAAAAGTTAGATGCAATACTGGCGATGCATATAATATAACAGCAACTTCTGCTGCTTTTAATGGTACGTTTACCAATCCATCTGGAGCAAGGATTGTGAAACGTGGCTTTCAGTGGGGCACTACACCTGAGATGTGCAATTTCACTGTATTCGACTGCGATATAACGTGGGCAGATGGTCTAAATCATAATATGACAAATTTAGAGCCAAATACAACATACTATTACAAGTTGATCGTAAAGGGTGAAAATGGCGATTATGTTTACGGAAACCAAAAGACATTTACAACCTTACCGGCACCTGATACTGAAAAACCTATAATTACTAATTTAAAAGCTAGGTACATAAGCGAAAAATCATTTACTATACAGTGTAATTTGTATGATAATGCTGATGTAACACGAGTATGGATGGTAATATATTCGCCGAATGGCGAGCATCAATTTGGTGCGAGTGCATCAAATGGCGCATTCAGTTATACAGTAAATACTTCCGACTATGGTGGCGCGGGTTATTATTCAGTACATATATATGCTTTTGATGCAAATAGTAACAGTAGTGGTAAGTATTCGACTGGTAAATTTTTAGTTGCTGACGATACAGTCGCTCCCACACTCACCGATTTGACCGTTTCAAATGTTGGTAATAAAGTGTTTGAAGTTAATTGTAATCTTTGGGATAATGTAGATGTCACGCGGTTGTGGATAGTCATATATTGCCCTAAAGGTGAATTTCAATTTGCAATTCCAGCGAAGCAAGGAACTTTCACTTATCCAATTGATACAGAGCTCTATGGCGGTTTGGGAAAGTATTCAATACATTTATATGCGTTTGATGATGCTGAAAACAGTAGTGGAATGGTTTCTACAGGATCCATAATTCCGCAATACTATATCGGGTATGATGCAAATGGAGGCGATGGAGCACCAGGTGTACAGGTGAAAAAATACGGAGAACGATTAATATTAGATAGTACGCAACCGATTCGTGCTGGATATATTTTTAAAGGGTGGTCTAAAAATTCTGCTTCTACAGAAGTTGATTATTATCCGGGAGATGCATTTGAGGGAAATAATGATTTGATGCTTTATGCTTGTTGGGAACCAATGAGTTTTAAGATTACATTTAATGCAAATTTAGCCGGATTTTCGGAAAGTGTAAAAACGGTATGGTATAATTCTAACTATGGAGATATACCGGTTTTATCTAAGGAAGGATATGCTTTCCTTGGATGGTTTACTGACCCGTTATATGGGAGTTTAGTTACTGCTAATACAACTGTATCAATTTTAGAAAACCAAACATTATATGCACATTGGGAATTGTTAGAGCCATTTGTGGAGTCAGTTGTGATGGTTAAGGGAGATGTGCATACGATAAACTCAGAGGTGTATCATGTGGACAGCGGTGTGTTGGTGGTTGCAGGGTACAAGAGTGGACAGATGGTAGACAAGACATATGTGCCGTACAGCAAGGATATGCCGGATGCAGAGCTGACGGGCGATATTGATGAAATACGGGTTATGGTCTGGGATGCGCTTGGCAGTTTTAAGCCAGTGTGTGAAATGGAGATTATACCCGAAAGTGAATTTGCGACAGAATAA
- a CDS encoding RluA family pseudouridine synthase, whose product MEKTYVHEGEPIEVGKLLKQKFKFSRRMITSLKKTNGIAVNSNAVFSNFVVQSDDTVTVTLPDLTSDNILPEKGDLEVVYEDDFLLAVNKPKGIPVHPTLNFKSGTLANFVMYYFKGAPFVFRPVNRLDKDTSGLVLIAKDKNTAFQLSKQLKNGEIRKIYRATVVGTPPESGTVDAPIARCTDSIIKRCISPDGKPSETVFRTLSAENGLSVVEAEPVTGRTHQIRVHFAHIGHPLYADFLYGEEIPGKTFRLHCHTLIFTHPETGKTLKIEC is encoded by the coding sequence ATGGAAAAGACCTATGTGCATGAGGGAGAGCCGATTGAGGTTGGAAAGCTTTTAAAGCAGAAATTCAAGTTTTCCCGACGTATGATTACAAGCTTAAAGAAAACAAACGGCATTGCTGTAAACAGCAATGCCGTATTTTCCAATTTTGTGGTACAATCGGACGATACGGTAACCGTAACGCTCCCCGACCTGACCTCGGATAACATTTTGCCCGAAAAAGGCGATTTGGAGGTTGTGTATGAGGACGACTTTTTGCTCGCGGTAAACAAACCCAAAGGCATTCCTGTGCATCCGACCCTGAATTTTAAAAGCGGAACCCTTGCAAACTTTGTAATGTATTATTTTAAAGGTGCGCCGTTTGTGTTCAGACCCGTGAATCGGCTGGATAAGGATACATCGGGGCTGGTTCTGATTGCCAAAGATAAAAATACCGCCTTTCAGCTGTCAAAGCAATTGAAAAATGGCGAAATCCGTAAAATCTATCGGGCAACGGTGGTGGGTACACCGCCCGAATCGGGAACGGTTGATGCGCCCATCGCAAGGTGTACCGACAGCATCATAAAAAGATGCATCTCTCCCGATGGTAAGCCGTCCGAAACGGTTTTCCGCACCCTTTCTGCAGAAAACGGACTGTCTGTGGTAGAAGCCGAACCCGTAACGGGCAGAACACACCAAATCCGCGTACATTTTGCCCACATTGGGCATCCCTTGTATGCCGATTTTCTGTATGGCGAAGAAATCCCCGGCAAAACGTTCCGACTCCATTGCCACACCTTGATTTTCACCCATCCCGAAACGGGCAAAACACTTAAAATTGAATGCTAA
- a CDS encoding GNAT family N-acetyltransferase translates to MLKHSFHVRIANEYDVHAVMQITKEAFKQYIKLAGLSDIEALNETEEDVLNDIRNKVVLLATINEVPVGSIRLDINEEDHTAYLSRFGVSVDHQNNGIGKVLMNVTDKIMREHKVEHLYLNTCAKVFDLIRFYYSRHFYIDSTTKDRGYIRAKLIKDYFYED, encoded by the coding sequence ATGTTAAAACACAGTTTTCATGTGCGTATCGCAAACGAATACGATGTGCACGCGGTTATGCAGATTACAAAAGAAGCTTTCAAGCAATACATTAAGCTTGCAGGCTTGTCCGATATTGAAGCCTTAAACGAAACCGAAGAGGACGTTTTAAACGATATCCGCAACAAGGTTGTATTGCTTGCCACCATTAACGAGGTGCCGGTGGGCAGTATCCGCTTGGATATCAACGAAGAGGATCACACCGCTTATCTTAGCCGTTTCGGTGTTTCGGTTGACCACCAGAACAACGGTATCGGCAAGGTACTGATGAATGTAACCGATAAAATCATGCGCGAGCACAAGGTAGAACACCTCTACTTAAACACCTGCGCAAAGGTATTTGATTTAATCCGCTTTTATTATTCCAGACATTTCTACATTGATTCCACCACCAAGGACCGTGGCTACATCCGCGCAAAGCTGATTAAAGATTATTTTTACGAAGACTAA
- the argF gene encoding ornithine carbamoyltransferase, whose protein sequence is MKHFISVTDATLDEFHQLLSLTEDLKNKRKNRIPFKPMDGKTLGMIFTKSSTRTRVSFEVGTVELGGYPLFLSSADIQLGRGETIYDTANVLSRFVDGIMIRTYAHQDVLDLAEYGSIPIINGLTDYMHPCQAMADLFTVYEHKGKLEGLKMSYIGDGNNVTHSLLHACAMAGMDMSVATPKGYECAQEIVDEAIEIGKKTGAKITITNDPVEAIKDSDAVYTDTWVSMGQEAEKAKRIEIFKDYTIDGKLFKNAKEDAVFMHCLPAYRGYEVTEEVIDGPNSVIFDEAENRLHAQKAIMTMLMGN, encoded by the coding sequence ATGAAACATTTTATCAGCGTAACAGATGCTACTTTAGACGAATTTCACCAGTTACTTTCATTAACTGAGGATTTAAAGAACAAGAGAAAGAACCGCATTCCTTTCAAGCCCATGGACGGCAAAACATTGGGTATGATTTTCACCAAATCCTCTACCCGTACCCGTGTATCCTTTGAGGTGGGTACTGTAGAGCTTGGCGGTTATCCCCTCTTTTTAAGCTCTGCCGACATCCAATTGGGCAGAGGCGAAACCATTTATGATACTGCAAATGTTCTGTCTCGCTTTGTAGACGGCATTATGATTCGCACCTATGCACATCAGGACGTTTTGGATTTGGCGGAATACGGCTCTATTCCGATTATCAACGGTTTGACCGACTACATGCATCCCTGCCAGGCAATGGCAGACCTGTTTACCGTGTATGAACACAAAGGCAAGCTTGAGGGCTTGAAAATGTCTTACATCGGTGACGGCAACAACGTAACCCATTCCCTGCTTCACGCTTGTGCAATGGCAGGTATGGATATGTCGGTTGCAACCCCCAAGGGCTACGAATGTGCACAGGAAATTGTGGACGAAGCCATTGAAATCGGCAAGAAAACCGGTGCAAAAATCACCATCACCAACGACCCGGTAGAAGCCATTAAAGATTCGGACGCTGTTTACACCGATACCTGGGTAAGCATGGGTCAGGAAGCTGAAAAAGCAAAGAGAATTGAAATTTTCAAAGATTATACCATTGACGGTAAGCTGTTTAAAAACGCAAAAGAAGATGCGGTATTTATGCACTGTCTGCCTGCTTACCGTGGGTACGAAGTAACAGAAGAAGTTATCGACGGTCCGAACTCTGTAATTTTTGACGAAGCAGAAAACCGTCTGCACGCACAAAAAGCCATCATGACCATGCTGATGGGCAACTAA
- a CDS encoding acetylornithine transaminase, with protein sequence MTFEQIKEKDNQNIMHTYGRKDLSFESGKGILLKSHDGKEYYDFLSGIAVNAVGHSHPKLVQAIKDQAEKLLHTSNYYYIEPQALLAEKICSATCADRVFFGNSGAEANEGAIKLARMYHYKNGHPEKYKIISLVNSFHGRTLGTLAATGQEKYQKPFRPMMPAYTHVEINDFEALKNAVTDETAAVMLELVQGESGVHPVDYGYMQEVRALCEEKGLLLIIDEVQTGMGRTGRLMAHEHYDLKPDIFTLAKALGGGVPIGAVCAKEEIAKYFEPGDHGSTFGGNFIATAAANAVFDIMQEENILENVCKTGAYFRDQLMELKKQKPVIKEVRGLGLMLGAELSEPIADDVCKALQEKGFLIGTVAGKILRFLPPLIVTKEDVDKLIACLSEIL encoded by the coding sequence ATGACATTTGAACAGATTAAGGAAAAAGACAATCAGAACATTATGCACACCTACGGCAGAAAGGATTTGTCCTTTGAGAGTGGTAAAGGCATTCTGCTTAAAAGCCATGACGGAAAGGAATACTATGATTTTCTGTCGGGCATTGCAGTAAATGCTGTGGGACATTCCCATCCGAAGCTGGTGCAGGCTATCAAGGACCAGGCAGAAAAGCTGCTGCACACCTCGAATTACTATTACATTGAGCCACAGGCACTTTTAGCCGAAAAAATCTGCTCTGCCACCTGTGCAGACAGAGTCTTTTTCGGAAACAGCGGTGCAGAAGCCAACGAAGGTGCCATCAAGCTTGCCAGAATGTACCACTATAAAAACGGCCATCCCGAAAAATATAAAATTATTTCTTTGGTAAACTCTTTCCATGGCAGAACATTAGGTACCCTTGCGGCAACGGGTCAGGAAAAGTATCAAAAACCCTTCCGCCCCATGATGCCTGCGTACACCCATGTGGAAATTAACGATTTTGAGGCTCTGAAAAATGCAGTAACCGATGAAACGGCTGCAGTCATGTTAGAGCTTGTGCAGGGCGAAAGCGGTGTGCATCCCGTAGACTACGGCTACATGCAGGAAGTTCGTGCGCTTTGCGAAGAAAAAGGCTTGCTCTTGATTATAGACGAGGTGCAGACCGGTATGGGCAGAACAGGTCGCCTTATGGCACACGAGCATTATGACCTTAAGCCCGACATTTTTACCCTTGCGAAAGCTTTAGGCGGCGGTGTACCCATTGGTGCGGTTTGTGCAAAAGAAGAAATTGCCAAATATTTTGAGCCGGGTGACCATGGCTCCACCTTTGGCGGTAACTTTATCGCAACTGCGGCAGCAAATGCTGTATTCGACATTATGCAGGAAGAAAACATTTTAGAAAATGTTTGTAAAACGGGTGCCTATTTCAGAGATCAGCTGATGGAACTTAAAAAGCAAAAGCCCGTTATTAAAGAGGTACGCGGTTTAGGCTTAATGCTTGGTGCAGAGCTTTCAGAGCCGATTGCAGATGACGTTTGTAAGGCTTTGCAGGAAAAAGGCTTTCTAATCGGCACGGTTGCAGGCAAAATTTTACGTTTCCTGCCGCCGCTCATTGTAACCAAAGAAGATGTGGATAAGCTCATTGCTTGTCTTTCTGAAATACTGTAA
- a CDS encoding CtsR family transcriptional regulator, producing the protein MKISDIIESFLKEMIEEENGEANFQRNELASRLNCVPSQINYVINSRFTNDHGYIVESRRGGGGSITIRRVKTDKSGYIMHIVAGMGDTLSQQSAFAFIKNFTDYGIVSEREAKLMTAAISNSVLRRITQPGQDMLRASIIKNMLVSLV; encoded by the coding sequence ATGAAAATCAGTGATATTATAGAAAGCTTTTTAAAGGAAATGATAGAAGAGGAAAACGGGGAAGCCAACTTTCAGCGCAATGAGCTGGCAAGCCGTTTGAATTGTGTACCCTCGCAGATTAACTATGTGATAAATTCCCGCTTTACCAATGACCATGGCTACATTGTAGAAAGCAGAAGAGGGGGCGGCGGCAGCATCACCATCCGTCGGGTAAAAACCGATAAATCGGGGTATATTATGCACATTGTAGCAGGAATGGGCGATACGCTCAGCCAGCAAAGTGCATTTGCTTTTATCAAGAATTTTACCGATTACGGTATCGTTTCGGAGCGGGAGGCAAAGCTGATGACTGCGGCAATTTCCAACAGCGTTCTTCGCAGAATAACGCAGCCCGGCCAGGATATGCTTCGGGCGTCCATTATCAAAAATATGCTTGTAAGCTTAGTGTGA
- a CDS encoding ATP-dependent Clp protease ATP-binding subunit, with amino-acid sequence MPFFESKFTDKAESVIKKANEMALEWGHGFVGTEHILYGLSVIDNSVAFNVLKEYGITPENIIERVRKIRGIDMPVSAVRGMTPRLKRIVELSFLEAQKLGHSYIGTEHILMAILRDGESVAARIISELSDSAEKIYYDLIKAYGDENQAEEMTEDLVNKKNKNPATPTLDEFGRDLTKMASEGKFDPVIGRSKEIDRVIQVLSRRTKNNPCLIGEPGVGKTAIAEGLAQKIYEGQVPEILKEKRVITLDLSSMVAGAKYRGEFEERMKKAVDELKADGNIILFIDEIHTIVGAGAAEGAIDASNILKPSLARGEVQLIGATTINEYRKYIEKDAALERRFQPITVGEPTVDETIMILMGLRDKYEAHHKVEITDGALIAAAKLSARYITDRFLPDKAIDLVDEAAAGVKLKSFTAPSALSDKRNEFEKVKAEKESAIAAQDFEKAASLRDRESTLAKEIEEEKESWKKEAQIRKTAVTEAEIAGIIAQWTGIPVNRLQEEESQRLLHLADTLHNRVIGQNEAVESLAKAVKRGRVGLKDPKRPIGSFIFCGPTGVGKTELCKALAEAVFGDENAMVRLDMSEYMEKHTVSRLVGSPPGYVGYEEGGQLSEKVRRKPYCVVLFDEIEKAHPDVFNMLLQILEDGILTDSQGRKIDFKNTIVIMTSNVGATHIVSPKKQSLGFGDALSDAEKDYAQIKESVLGDLKHTFKPEFLNRVDDIIVFDRLKKEEIKLIAGNMLKTLLERLSANEITATVSDAAIEMLSDAGFDPIYGARPLRRAIVSKVEDTLAEAMLDGTVKAGDTILLDADSDKIVIKKEQ; translated from the coding sequence ATGCCATTCTTTGAGAGTAAGTTTACCGATAAAGCGGAAAGTGTAATCAAAAAGGCAAACGAAATGGCGCTGGAATGGGGGCATGGTTTCGTGGGCACCGAGCATATTTTATACGGACTCTCGGTGATTGACAATTCCGTTGCGTTTAATGTGTTGAAAGAATACGGCATCACGCCCGAAAACATTATTGAACGGGTTCGTAAAATCCGTGGTATAGATATGCCGGTAAGTGCGGTGCGCGGCATGACCCCGAGATTAAAGCGAATTGTGGAATTAAGCTTTCTGGAAGCCCAGAAGCTTGGACACAGCTATATCGGTACAGAACATATTTTAATGGCGATACTCCGGGACGGTGAAAGTGTTGCGGCACGCATCATTTCCGAGCTTTCGGACAGTGCCGAGAAGATTTATTACGATTTAATCAAGGCGTACGGCGATGAAAACCAGGCGGAAGAAATGACAGAGGATTTGGTGAATAAGAAGAACAAAAATCCCGCAACCCCTACCTTAGATGAGTTCGGCAGAGATTTGACCAAAATGGCATCCGAAGGAAAGTTTGACCCGGTTATCGGCAGAAGCAAAGAAATTGATCGCGTGATTCAGGTGCTCTCCCGACGTACCAAAAACAACCCTTGCTTAATCGGTGAGCCGGGTGTCGGTAAAACGGCTATTGCAGAGGGATTGGCGCAAAAGATTTACGAGGGTCAGGTGCCCGAGATTTTAAAAGAAAAGCGCGTAATCACCTTGGATTTGTCTTCTATGGTGGCAGGTGCCAAATACCGCGGTGAGTTTGAAGAGCGCATGAAAAAGGCGGTCGACGAGCTGAAAGCCGACGGTAACATCATCTTGTTTATTGATGAAATCCATACCATTGTAGGTGCAGGTGCCGCTGAAGGCGCAATTGATGCTTCCAACATCTTAAAGCCGTCCTTAGCACGCGGAGAGGTACAGCTGATTGGTGCAACCACCATCAACGAATACAGAAAATACATTGAAAAAGATGCGGCGCTTGAACGTAGATTCCAGCCCATTACAGTGGGTGAGCCGACCGTGGATGAAACCATTATGATTTTAATGGGACTGAGAGATAAATACGAGGCACATCACAAGGTAGAAATCACAGACGGTGCATTAATCGCCGCGGCAAAGCTTTCGGCACGATACATTACAGACCGTTTCCTGCCCGACAAAGCCATTGACCTGGTAGACGAAGCGGCAGCAGGCGTGAAATTAAAATCCTTTACGGCACCCTCTGCTTTAAGTGATAAGCGAAATGAGTTTGAAAAGGTAAAAGCGGAAAAGGAAAGTGCCATTGCGGCGCAGGATTTTGAAAAAGCGGCGTCTTTGCGTGACAGAGAATCCACCCTCGCAAAAGAAATCGAAGAGGAAAAAGAAAGCTGGAAAAAAGAGGCACAAATCCGTAAAACCGCAGTTACCGAGGCAGAAATTGCAGGCATTATTGCCCAGTGGACGGGAATTCCCGTAAACCGCCTGCAGGAGGAAGAAAGCCAAAGACTTTTACATCTGGCAGATACACTCCATAACCGTGTTATCGGTCAGAACGAGGCTGTCGAATCCCTTGCCAAAGCAGTAAAGCGCGGCAGAGTGGGCTTAAAAGACCCCAAACGTCCCATCGGCTCGTTTATTTTCTGCGGACCGACGGGCGTAGGTAAAACTGAGCTTTGTAAAGCCCTTGCCGAAGCGGTATTCGGGGACGAAAATGCCATGGTGCGTTTAGATATGTCCGAGTACATGGAGAAGCACACCGTGTCCCGTTTAGTTGGCTCACCTCCGGGATATGTGGGCTACGAAGAGGGCGGTCAGCTTTCCGAAAAGGTGAGAAGAAAACCCTATTGCGTAGTGCTGTTTGACGAAATTGAAAAGGCGCACCCCGATGTATTCAATATGCTTCTGCAGATCTTAGAGGACGGTATTTTAACCGATTCCCAGGGCAGAAAGATTGACTTTAAGAACACCATTGTGATTATGACTTCCAACGTGGGTGCAACGCACATTGTTTCGCCGAAAAAACAGTCATTAGGCTTTGGCGATGCATTAAGCGATGCGGAAAAGGATTATGCACAAATCAAGGAAAGCGTGCTGGGTGACTTGAAGCACACCTTCAAGCCCGAATTTTTAAACCGCGTAGACGACATCATTGTGTTTGACCGCTTGAAGAAAGAGGAAATCAAGCTGATTGCGGGCAATATGTTAAAGACACTTTTAGAGCGACTTTCGGCAAACGAAATTACCGCGACCGTTTCGGATGCGGCAATCGAAATGCTCTCGGATGCAGGCTTTGACCCTATCTACGGCGCAAGACCGCTCCGACGTGCCATTGTGTCAAAGGTGGAAGATACCTTGGCAGAAGCCATGCTGGACGGCACGGTTAAAGCAGGTGACACCATTCTTCTTGACGCAGACAGCGACAAAATTGTTATTAAAAAAGAACAGTAA